In Bacteroidales bacterium, the genomic window AAACAAGGGAAGAATTCATTCACCTGATTGGGAACAAGCTACATTGATATTTAATTAGACTATGAAAGCATACGTATTCCCCGGACAGGGGGCACAATTTGTGGGAATGGGCAAGAAATTGTATGAACAAAGTGCCCGGGCCAGGGAGATGTTCGAAGAGGCCAATGAGATACTGGGTTTCAGGATCACCGACCTGATGTTCGACGGAGAGGAGGAGGATCTGAAACAGACCCGCGTCACCCAGCCGGCCATATTTCTGCACTCCGTGATCCTGGCTTCCACCCTGGATGACTTTCATCCGGATATGGTGGCCGGCCATTCCCTGGGCGAGTTCTCCGCGCTGGTTGCCAACCGGGCTCTCTCTTTTGAAAACGGGCTGAACCTGGTATTTAAAAGGGCCATGGCCATGCAGAAGGCCTGCGAGCTGCAATCGTCCACCATGGCAGCCATTATCGGCCTGGAGGACGAACAGGTGGAAGAGGTGTGCCGGGAGATCGATGAGATCGTCGTGGCCGCCAACTACAACAGCCCGGGACAGATCGTCATTTCCGGATCGCTTCCGGGCATTGATGCGGCCGTGGAGAAGCTTTCTGCCCTGGGAGCCAAACGCGCCCTGAAACTGGCTGTGGGGGGTGCCTTCCACTCGCCCCTGATGGAGCCTGCCCGCTTGGAGCTGGAAGAGGCCATTCAGGCCGCTCCCTTTGCAACTCCCCTTTGTCCGGTCTATCAAAACGTGAACGCCCTTCCCTCCGTAGACCCCGGAAGCATTAAAGCAAATCTGGTTTCACAGCTGACTTCCCCGGTCCGGTGGACCCAGACTGTCAGGCAGATGATTGCCGACGGGGCCGGCTCCTTTACCGAAGTAGGACCGGGCAAGGTCCTGCAGGGCCTGATTAAGAAAGTCGACCGGGGCATGGAGACCCGCAGTGCCTAGTCCAATCCCCTGAATTCACCGGCACATGAAGATTAAAAAAATTGGAGGTACCTCTTTAGGCAGTGCTCAGAACATCCGGATGGTCAAACAGATTCTGGATGGCCACAAGGAGCACTGCGTGGTGGTGATCAGCGCCTCCGACG contains:
- the fabD gene encoding ACP S-malonyltransferase, with translation MKAYVFPGQGAQFVGMGKKLYEQSARAREMFEEANEILGFRITDLMFDGEEEDLKQTRVTQPAIFLHSVILASTLDDFHPDMVAGHSLGEFSALVANRALSFENGLNLVFKRAMAMQKACELQSSTMAAIIGLEDEQVEEVCREIDEIVVAANYNSPGQIVISGSLPGIDAAVEKLSALGAKRALKLAVGGAFHSPLMEPARLELEEAIQAAPFATPLCPVYQNVNALPSVDPGSIKANLVSQLTSPVRWTQTVRQMIADGAGSFTEVGPGKVLQGLIKKVDRGMETRSA